One genomic window of Polyangium aurulentum includes the following:
- a CDS encoding LysR family transcriptional regulator, with protein sequence MAEPLETSELLAFAKTVEARSLSRAAAELGVPRATISRRLARLEERLGVRLLRRTTRSLALTDAGEALHRHARIVLDAVHHAEASVRKTDDAVRGELRVSVPPMNGTSFGAMICAFARRYPEVRLHIHSTTRHVDLQRGGYDVALRASSSLEPGLVARTLSREPLLAVASPAYLEAHGTPRTRRDLRQHRCLMGFVRGELPQTHWPFSGGKLQIEGALFANDINLLCDAALEGLGIALLPRMLVQSHLESGALVHVLPSAIQAESHIAVVYPEREFMPPQLRAFIDAVVAWAPEGFVARACAPKPKRAAKKRGEKSA encoded by the coding sequence ATGGCCGAACCCCTCGAGACCTCCGAGCTGCTCGCCTTCGCGAAGACCGTCGAGGCCCGATCGCTCTCCCGCGCCGCCGCCGAGCTCGGCGTCCCCCGCGCCACCATCAGCCGCCGCCTCGCGCGGCTGGAGGAGCGGCTCGGGGTGCGCCTTCTCCGCAGGACCACGCGCAGCCTCGCCCTCACCGACGCGGGCGAGGCGCTCCACCGCCACGCCCGCATCGTGCTCGATGCCGTCCACCACGCCGAGGCGAGCGTGCGCAAGACCGACGACGCCGTCCGCGGCGAGCTGCGCGTCTCGGTGCCGCCGATGAACGGCACGAGCTTCGGCGCGATGATCTGCGCGTTCGCGCGGCGCTACCCCGAGGTCCGCCTCCACATCCACAGCACGACCCGGCACGTCGACCTGCAGCGCGGCGGCTACGACGTCGCGCTCCGCGCCAGCTCCTCGCTCGAGCCTGGCCTCGTCGCGCGGACGCTCTCGCGCGAGCCCCTCCTCGCGGTCGCCTCGCCCGCCTATCTCGAGGCCCACGGCACGCCGCGCACGCGCCGCGATCTGCGCCAACACCGCTGCCTGATGGGCTTCGTCCGAGGGGAGCTCCCGCAGACGCACTGGCCTTTCTCCGGCGGCAAGCTCCAGATCGAGGGCGCGCTCTTCGCGAACGACATCAACCTGCTCTGCGACGCCGCGCTCGAAGGCCTCGGGATCGCGCTCCTGCCGCGGATGCTGGTGCAATCGCACCTCGAGAGCGGCGCCCTCGTGCACGTGCTGCCTTCCGCGATCCAGGCGGAGTCGCACATCGCGGTGGTCTATCCGGAGCGGGAGTTCATGCCGCCGCAGCTCCGCGCCTTCATCGACGCGGTGGTGGCGTGGGCGCCGGAGGGGTTCGTCGCGCGGGCGTGCGCACCGAAGCCGAAGCGGGCGGCGAAGAAGCGAGGTGAGAAAAGCGCGTGA
- a CDS encoding glycosyl hydrolase, whose protein sequence is MTNKVEMSAREAATQQDEQGRRRRRRAGVSTDATWRSVRLVGLVAALGGACAIAPACVNVEDVEEELDEVDSALCVGARNPYAKIEAESANASQGVFFETTTDTGGGQNAGALANGDFLRFDNVDFGSPGATNVSARVASGAAAGVSGLVEFHLDTASGPLIGSFSVGNTGGWQSWQTIPANVAATGLHTLYVVFKSGQPADFVNVNWIQFVGSAGSGSCPSSTSSSSSSSSSSASSSSASSGSGGAGGSGGSGGAGGSGGAGGTWTYNPSVALSTAAPQLANTTHPLQPTALWGSVAGPRPTNASWENLVLGTGEERIPEWPYNVKAQAQSIGISLPARVVTSAAITLGAEVNVQLGAVETFSNHVLTGHDPLSATVQWRAGSATMTVPIVYGSPYVTAQYAGGLRPRFTTGGPAILSANGVSSGNVSGTRFELNLNNGQTWILYASAPITFSVATSGLTASSAYTGALRVALRTDATAATVLDQHAAAIPTGGSIGASINGNTATVTYNWNVTGSGPLLMLALPHHQSHLVAPTTKALNYTTLRGTLQGIAGSSWNLSYNLPAIDWDAPRAVDSTKLNAVTQALLADQSYQPDATTVDQDPYFGGKQLSKLARLAVIARAVGRADITATLITKLKPLVQKWIQGTNGNPLVYDTTWGGVITTKGRNDPGADFGGGYYNDHHFHYGYHLYAAAVIAREDPAWASTYGARVLTLLRDIMNPSTSDPYFPRFRNFDFYEGHSWAAGLYVFGDARNQESTSEAVNAWYAASLYGLATGNTTARNLGRLLLAMEVDSTQRYWQVRNADTIYPAPFRDYHAVGVLWGTKVDATTFFGANPEFVYGIQMIPFTPVSEALINPAWIQDAWPQMSSAAAGADQGWRGFMYMAHATIDKNAAWTEASTLSGYDDGNSRTNTLYWLATRP, encoded by the coding sequence ATGACGAACAAGGTCGAGATGTCAGCGCGAGAGGCGGCAACCCAGCAAGATGAGCAGGGACGGCGTCGCCGCCGGCGCGCGGGTGTGTCGACCGACGCGACCTGGCGGTCCGTGCGGCTCGTCGGGCTCGTCGCCGCCCTCGGCGGCGCCTGCGCGATCGCACCCGCCTGCGTGAATGTGGAGGACGTCGAGGAGGAGCTCGACGAGGTCGACAGCGCCCTGTGCGTCGGGGCGCGCAATCCCTACGCGAAGATCGAGGCCGAGAGCGCCAACGCATCGCAGGGCGTGTTCTTCGAGACGACCACCGACACCGGCGGCGGCCAGAACGCGGGCGCGCTCGCCAATGGCGATTTTCTGCGCTTCGACAACGTCGATTTCGGCTCCCCGGGCGCCACCAACGTGAGCGCCCGCGTCGCGTCCGGCGCCGCCGCCGGCGTCAGCGGCCTCGTCGAATTCCACCTCGACACGGCGTCAGGCCCCCTCATCGGCTCGTTCTCGGTCGGCAACACCGGCGGCTGGCAATCGTGGCAGACCATCCCCGCCAACGTCGCGGCCACGGGCCTCCACACCCTCTACGTCGTCTTCAAGAGCGGCCAGCCCGCGGACTTCGTGAACGTCAACTGGATCCAGTTCGTCGGCTCGGCCGGCAGCGGATCGTGCCCCAGCTCCACGAGCAGCAGCAGCAGCAGCAGCAGCAGCAGCGCGAGCTCGAGCAGCGCGAGCTCGGGCAGCGGCGGCGCGGGCGGCAGCGGCGGCAGCGGCGGCGCGGGCGGCAGCGGCGGCGCGGGCGGGACGTGGACCTACAACCCCTCGGTGGCGCTCTCGACCGCGGCCCCGCAGCTCGCGAACACGACGCACCCGCTGCAGCCGACGGCGCTCTGGGGCTCGGTCGCCGGCCCGCGACCGACGAACGCCTCGTGGGAGAACCTGGTGCTCGGCACGGGCGAAGAGCGCATCCCCGAGTGGCCCTACAACGTGAAGGCGCAAGCGCAATCGATCGGCATCTCGCTGCCCGCGCGCGTCGTCACCAGCGCGGCCATCACGCTGGGCGCCGAGGTCAACGTGCAGCTCGGCGCCGTCGAGACCTTCTCGAACCATGTGCTCACCGGCCACGATCCCCTCTCCGCCACGGTGCAATGGCGCGCCGGGAGCGCGACCATGACCGTGCCGATCGTGTACGGCTCGCCCTACGTGACCGCGCAGTATGCAGGCGGCCTCAGGCCCCGCTTCACCACGGGCGGCCCGGCCATTCTTTCCGCCAACGGCGTGAGCAGCGGCAATGTCTCGGGGACGCGCTTCGAGCTCAACCTGAACAACGGCCAGACCTGGATCCTCTACGCGTCGGCGCCGATCACCTTCTCCGTCGCGACGAGCGGCCTCACCGCATCGTCGGCCTACACCGGCGCATTGCGCGTGGCGCTGCGGACCGACGCGACGGCGGCGACGGTGCTCGACCAGCACGCGGCGGCCATTCCGACCGGCGGCTCGATCGGCGCGAGCATCAACGGGAACACGGCGACCGTGACCTACAACTGGAACGTCACCGGCTCGGGCCCGCTCCTGATGCTGGCCTTGCCGCACCACCAGTCGCACCTGGTCGCGCCGACCACGAAGGCGCTCAACTACACGACGCTGCGCGGGACGCTGCAAGGAATCGCGGGCAGCTCGTGGAACCTGAGCTACAACCTGCCCGCGATCGATTGGGACGCCCCGCGCGCGGTCGACAGCACGAAGCTCAACGCGGTCACGCAGGCGCTGCTCGCCGACCAGTCCTACCAGCCCGACGCCACGACGGTCGATCAGGACCCGTACTTCGGCGGCAAGCAGCTCTCCAAGCTCGCGCGGCTCGCGGTCATCGCGCGCGCGGTCGGCCGCGCCGACATCACGGCCACGCTGATCACCAAGCTCAAGCCGCTCGTCCAGAAGTGGATCCAGGGCACCAATGGCAATCCGCTCGTCTACGACACCACCTGGGGCGGCGTCATCACCACGAAGGGGCGCAACGATCCGGGCGCGGATTTCGGCGGAGGCTACTACAACGATCACCACTTCCACTACGGCTATCACCTCTATGCCGCCGCGGTGATCGCGCGCGAGGACCCGGCCTGGGCGAGCACCTACGGCGCGCGCGTGCTCACGCTCCTGCGCGACATCATGAACCCGAGCACGTCGGACCCGTACTTCCCGCGCTTCCGCAACTTCGATTTCTACGAGGGGCATAGCTGGGCGGCGGGCCTGTACGTCTTCGGCGACGCGCGCAATCAGGAGTCGACCTCCGAGGCGGTGAACGCGTGGTATGCGGCGTCCCTCTACGGTCTGGCCACCGGCAATACCACGGCGCGCAACCTCGGCCGCCTCTTGCTCGCGATGGAGGTGGACAGCACGCAAAGGTACTGGCAGGTCCGGAACGCCGACACGATCTACCCGGCGCCGTTCCGCGATTACCACGCGGTGGGCGTGCTCTGGGGGACCAAGGTCGACGCGACCACCTTCTTCGGCGCGAACCCCGAGTTCGTCTACGGCATCCAGATGATCCCGTTCACGCCCGTGTCCGAGGCGCTGATCAATCCGGCGTGGATCCAGGACGCATGGCCGCAGATGTCCTCGGCCGCCGCCGGCGCCGATCAGGGCTGGCGCGGGTTCATGTACATGGCCCACGCCACGATCGACAAGAACGCGGCCTGGACCGAGGCGTCGACCCTCAGCGGCTACGACGACGGCAACAGCCGCACGAACACGCTGTACTGGCTCGCCACGCGCCCCTGA
- a CDS encoding AraC family transcriptional regulator: MDGDILTQLFETMPFDRANTTLSELHSPWGIALPGHYLTGFHAALEGSWVLHVPPLAPVEMHAGDIAFFPMGRPHDARDRATTGLVPLSSVHCLERVGRSVKTIRHGGRGERTRVLSVALPIDMPWRTPVLGVLPPLIFVPGDGEKPTPALAPLVHRLTEEVELRRPGHLAASRRLIELLILEMLRMKVDEGEIDAGLLSTLGDPGISAALTAMHQEVDRDWSVSELAGLAGMSRSLFAARFAALVGVAPHRYLIRARLQHAAQLLRSRELTVPEVSARVGYQSESSFSRVFTREIGVPPATYRKQQWEGANADREDDRRRAPPESGPSSRYSRPAARPAVSGHRVNQR; this comes from the coding sequence ATGGACGGGGACATCCTCACGCAGCTCTTCGAGACCATGCCCTTCGACAGGGCCAATACCACGCTGAGCGAGCTGCACTCTCCGTGGGGTATCGCCCTCCCGGGCCACTACCTCACGGGTTTTCATGCAGCCCTCGAGGGCTCGTGGGTGCTGCACGTGCCGCCTCTGGCCCCGGTCGAGATGCACGCGGGGGACATCGCCTTTTTCCCCATGGGCCGGCCTCACGACGCGCGTGACCGCGCGACGACAGGGCTGGTCCCGCTGAGCTCGGTTCATTGCCTCGAGCGCGTCGGGCGGAGCGTGAAGACGATCCGTCACGGCGGGCGCGGCGAAAGGACGCGCGTCCTCAGCGTGGCGCTCCCCATCGACATGCCTTGGCGTACCCCTGTCCTCGGCGTGCTGCCCCCGCTCATTTTCGTGCCCGGCGACGGTGAAAAGCCGACGCCAGCGCTCGCGCCGCTCGTGCACCGGCTGACCGAGGAGGTGGAGCTGCGCCGGCCCGGCCATCTCGCCGCCTCGAGGCGGCTCATCGAGCTGCTGATCCTCGAGATGCTCCGGATGAAGGTCGACGAGGGCGAGATCGACGCCGGCCTTTTGAGCACGCTCGGGGATCCGGGGATCAGCGCGGCGCTCACTGCAATGCACCAGGAAGTGGACCGGGACTGGAGCGTGTCCGAGCTGGCCGGGCTCGCCGGCATGTCGCGCTCGCTCTTCGCGGCGCGCTTCGCCGCCCTGGTGGGCGTGGCGCCGCATCGATATCTGATCCGCGCCCGCCTCCAGCACGCAGCGCAGCTCCTGCGCTCCCGGGAGCTGACGGTCCCCGAGGTCTCGGCCCGCGTCGGCTACCAGTCGGAGTCGTCGTTCAGCCGGGTCTTCACGCGGGAGATCGGGGTCCCTCCCGCGACGTACCGCAAGCAGCAATGGGAGGGCGCGAACGCGGACCGCGAGGACGACCGGCGGCGCGCTCCCCCGGAGAGCGGGCCGAGCAGCAGGTATTCGAGGCCTGCTGCCCGGCCAGCGGTGTCAGGGCATCGGGTAAACCAGCGATAG
- a CDS encoding STAS domain-containing protein, whose amino-acid sequence MSTDTLHHTEPSCADTERHHAELNAENRALRAQLQEARRLIEEHALADRERHLSEERFRQTFDCAPIGLTIVSLDGRFVRVNRALADLLGYSPEEFAHLRFQDITHPDDLDIDLDLLGKTVRGELSRYQLHKRYIHRDGSFIHALLHVALVRDETGAPVHFVSQILDLTEQKRAFEALRASEERLRQLSTPLVPISDHVVAMPLIGAIDPDRADRVLEVLLTGISGGRVRVAILDVTGVVTLDEQVAAALVRTAHAVRLLGAQMVLSGIRAEVARTLVEIGADFSGIVTCANLQAAITYALRLSRGRAVSPGDAEIDDPIRRRGGHRTHRV is encoded by the coding sequence ATGAGCACGGACACACTGCACCACACCGAGCCCAGTTGCGCCGACACAGAGCGCCACCATGCCGAGCTGAACGCCGAGAACCGGGCCCTGCGCGCGCAGTTGCAGGAGGCACGCCGGCTCATCGAGGAGCACGCGCTCGCCGACCGGGAGCGGCACCTCAGCGAGGAGCGATTCCGGCAGACGTTCGACTGTGCGCCGATCGGGCTGACCATCGTCAGCCTCGACGGCCGCTTCGTTCGGGTGAACCGCGCGCTCGCCGACCTGCTCGGATATTCGCCCGAGGAGTTCGCGCACCTGCGCTTTCAGGACATCACGCACCCCGACGACCTGGACATCGACCTCGACCTCCTCGGCAAGACGGTCCGCGGGGAGCTGTCGCGCTACCAGCTCCACAAGCGGTACATCCACCGGGATGGCTCGTTCATCCATGCCCTCCTCCACGTCGCCCTCGTGCGCGACGAGACCGGGGCGCCGGTTCACTTCGTCTCGCAGATCCTCGATCTGACCGAGCAGAAGCGGGCCTTCGAGGCCCTGCGGGCCAGCGAGGAGCGCCTGCGCCAGCTCTCCACGCCCCTCGTCCCGATCAGCGACCATGTCGTGGCCATGCCGCTCATCGGCGCGATCGATCCGGACCGCGCCGATCGGGTGCTCGAGGTGCTCCTCACGGGCATCAGCGGCGGGCGCGTGCGCGTGGCCATCCTCGACGTCACCGGCGTGGTCACCCTGGACGAGCAGGTCGCGGCCGCGCTCGTGCGGACCGCGCATGCCGTGCGCCTGCTCGGCGCGCAGATGGTGCTGAGCGGCATTCGCGCCGAGGTGGCGCGCACCCTCGTGGAAATCGGCGCCGACTTTTCGGGCATCGTCACCTGCGCGAACTTGCAGGCGGCGATCACGTATGCGCTGAGGCTCTCGCGCGGCCGCGCGGTGTCGCCGGGGGACGCTGAAATCGACGACCCGATCCGCCGGCGCGGGGGCCATCGTACCCACCGGGTTTGA
- a CDS encoding SDR family oxidoreductase: MHDKKVALITGANKGIGFETARQLGQRGMTVLVGARDAERGEAAAKRLREEGLDARFVRLDVTDGATIDAAAKWIERELGRLDVLVNNAGIVVDQQKPSECNLDDVRKVYDANVFGVIAVTQAMLPLLRRSAPHARIVNVSSGLGSFALQTDPRSPYASINILGYNSSKAALNMVTVQFAKELRDTGIKVNAADPGYTATDLNNNSGTQTVAEGTEASVKLATLDDDGPTGGYFDRMGPVPW, from the coding sequence ATGCACGATAAGAAGGTGGCGCTCATCACGGGCGCGAATAAAGGGATCGGGTTCGAGACGGCGCGGCAGCTCGGGCAGCGCGGAATGACGGTGCTGGTGGGGGCGCGTGACGCGGAGCGCGGCGAAGCGGCTGCGAAGCGGCTGCGCGAGGAGGGGCTCGATGCGCGGTTCGTGCGGCTCGACGTGACGGACGGCGCGACGATCGACGCGGCCGCAAAGTGGATCGAGCGCGAGCTGGGGCGGCTCGACGTGCTCGTGAACAACGCGGGCATCGTGGTCGACCAGCAGAAACCGAGCGAGTGCAATCTCGACGATGTGCGGAAGGTCTACGACGCGAACGTGTTCGGGGTGATCGCGGTGACGCAGGCGATGTTGCCGCTGCTCCGCCGCTCGGCGCCGCACGCCCGGATCGTGAACGTGTCGAGCGGCCTCGGATCGTTCGCGCTTCAGACGGATCCTCGGTCGCCCTATGCGTCGATCAATATCCTCGGGTACAACAGCTCGAAGGCGGCGCTCAACATGGTGACCGTGCAATTCGCGAAGGAGCTGCGCGACACGGGCATCAAGGTGAACGCCGCGGATCCGGGGTACACGGCGACCGATCTCAACAACAACAGCGGAACGCAAACGGTCGCGGAGGGCACGGAGGCGTCGGTGAAGCTCGCGACGCTCGATGACGACGGGCCGACGGGCGGGTATTTCGACCGCATGGGGCCGGTGCCGTGGTGA
- a CDS encoding fibro-slime domain-containing protein: MRITIVSLLGLLYVLGCSSSPNPGASTTGETTASSGSSSGGGGSGGAGAGGAGAGGFNPTTSSGAGGDTGGEQCLNTLTMRVRDFSQSHPDFQWSDNPNFGQIVGVRPGILAAELAKQPDGSFKPVYVAGNDVSPNGPTYAPFTGAANFDAWFRDTPGANFATNVQLPLTGDGTTLVYDDADFHPIDAAFGFGNEGFELNGMPNNWHFTTEALVSFRYKGGEVFTFRGDDDIWVFINHRLAIDLGGIHGPEQATVDLDQRAQELGLVEGGAYDLQVFHAERNYSGSNYRFETSNFCLLPVDPPK; this comes from the coding sequence ATGCGCATCACGATCGTTTCGCTTCTCGGCTTGCTGTACGTCCTCGGTTGCTCGTCCAGTCCAAACCCTGGCGCCTCCACGACGGGTGAAACGACTGCGTCCTCCGGTTCCTCTTCGGGTGGCGGGGGAAGCGGCGGCGCAGGGGCCGGTGGCGCAGGCGCAGGCGGCTTCAATCCCACGACCTCCAGCGGCGCCGGCGGCGATACCGGCGGCGAGCAATGCTTGAACACACTGACCATGCGGGTGCGCGACTTTTCCCAGAGCCACCCCGACTTTCAATGGAGCGACAACCCGAATTTCGGTCAGATCGTCGGCGTTCGTCCGGGCATCCTGGCGGCCGAGCTGGCCAAACAGCCCGACGGCAGCTTCAAGCCGGTGTACGTGGCCGGCAATGACGTCAGCCCCAACGGTCCAACCTACGCGCCCTTCACCGGCGCTGCCAATTTCGATGCGTGGTTCCGGGACACCCCCGGCGCGAATTTCGCCACCAATGTCCAGTTGCCGCTCACGGGCGACGGAACCACGCTCGTCTACGACGACGCCGACTTCCACCCCATCGATGCTGCCTTCGGTTTTGGCAACGAGGGTTTCGAGCTGAACGGCATGCCGAACAACTGGCACTTCACCACCGAGGCGCTCGTCTCGTTCCGTTACAAGGGCGGAGAAGTGTTCACGTTCCGCGGTGACGACGACATCTGGGTGTTCATCAATCACCGCCTCGCCATCGACCTCGGTGGCATCCATGGTCCCGAGCAGGCCACGGTCGATCTGGACCAGCGCGCCCAGGAACTCGGCCTGGTCGAGGGCGGAGCGTACGACCTGCAGGTCTTCCACGCCGAGCGTAATTATTCTGGCTCCAACTATCGGTTCGAGACGAGCAACTTCTGCCTCTTGCCGGTGGATCCGCCCAAGTGA
- a CDS encoding malonic semialdehyde reductase yields the protein MNDHLLQQLFLEARTHNGWLAEPIDDATLRHLYEALRLGPTAANSVPARLVFVKSPEAKERLRPCLMPGNVDKTMSAPVTAIIAYDTRFHEKMPKLFPARPTMGEAFAAMPPEQRDFMLLQNASLQAGYLILAARALGLDCGPMAGFDREKVDATFFADLPWKSILLVNLGHGDPAKLFPRNPRLDFEEACRIE from the coding sequence ATGAACGACCATCTCCTCCAGCAGCTCTTCCTCGAAGCCCGCACCCACAACGGCTGGCTCGCCGAGCCCATCGACGACGCGACCCTGCGCCACCTTTACGAGGCCTTGCGCCTCGGGCCGACCGCGGCCAACAGCGTGCCGGCGCGGCTCGTCTTCGTGAAGAGCCCCGAGGCGAAGGAGCGCCTGCGCCCCTGCCTCATGCCGGGCAACGTCGACAAGACCATGAGCGCGCCCGTCACCGCGATCATCGCCTACGACACGCGCTTCCACGAGAAGATGCCGAAGCTCTTTCCGGCGCGGCCGACGATGGGCGAGGCCTTCGCCGCGATGCCGCCGGAGCAGCGCGACTTCATGCTCCTGCAGAACGCCTCGCTCCAGGCCGGTTACCTGATCCTGGCGGCCCGCGCGCTCGGGCTCGACTGCGGGCCGATGGCCGGCTTCGACCGGGAGAAGGTCGACGCGACGTTCTTCGCCGACCTGCCGTGGAAATCGATCCTCCTCGTCAACCTCGGCCACGGCGACCCGGCGAAGCTCTTCCCGCGCAACCCCCGCCTCGATTTCGAAGAAGCCTGCCGCATCGAGTAG